In the genome of Metabacillus litoralis, the window CCTGTATCAATGTTTTTCTTAGGAAGTGGTGTATATGTACCATCAGGATTGTGGTTAAATTGTGAGAATACCAAGTTCCATACCTCAAGATAACGTTCATTTTCTCCACCAGGATATAACTCAGGATCTTCAGGGTCATTTCCGTATTCTTCACCACGATCATAGAAGATCTCGGTATTTGGTCCACTAGGTCCTTCACCAATATCCCAGAAGTTCCCCTCTAAACGAATAATTCTCTCTTCAGGAATACCAATTTTATCTTTCCAAATATCGAATGCTTCGTTGTCCTCAGGATGAATCGTTACTGATAATTTTTCAGGATCAAACCCAATCCAGTTTTCGTCTGTTAAGAATTCCCATGCCCATTCGATTGATTCTACCTTAAAGTAATCGCCAATTGAGAAATTACCAAGCATCTCAAAAAATGTATGATGTCTAGCAGTTTTTCCTACGTTTTCAATATCATTCGTTCGAATTGATTTTTGTGCATTACAAATTCTCGGATTTGCTGGAATCACACGACCATCGAAATATTTTTTTAATGTGGCAACCCCACTGTTAATCCAAAGTAATGTTGGATCTTCATGCGGAACTAGAGATGCACTAGGTTCAACAGTATGACCTTTCTCCTTAAAGAAGTCTAAAAACATTTGACGTACTTCTGCAGATTGTAAGTGTTTCATATGTATCCTCCTTAAAATTAGGTGTTATTTTAGAATTTTCTTAACACAAAAAACTCTCGTCTCTGTGTAAAGAATTACCTCTTTGCACAGGGACGAGAGTTAGCTCGCGGTACCACCCTGATTATGGACCAAAAGTCCATCACTTTAAAAACCGTAACGTGGTTTTGACGGCAGGTTTTTCTGCACTTAGGAATAGCTTTCAGCTGTCCTTACTCTAGAATTTCTTTCAGCCAGGGAAATTCCTCTCTTTAAAGCGGTCACAACGTACTTTTTTCCTTCATTGTTTTTTCATTATTGTACTATCGAGAATTATAGACAAGCCTTATTCAAATGTCAATGTTGTCGTCTAAATTGTGCCAGGTGAACAATAACAACCCTTAAAATGACTACAATAGGAACAGCGAGCATTAATCCTACAACACCCGCTATTTCTCCACCAGCCAATAAGGCTAACATAATGACGATTGGATGCATATGGAGGCTTTTCCCAACTATTAAGGGCCCTAGAATATTTCCTTCTATAAATTGCAGCCCAAAAATGATGATCACTACTATAATGACTGTTTTTGTTGACATTGTAGCAGCAATAATTAAGGCTGGTACCGCTCCAATCACTGGTCCAAAATAAGGGATGATATTTGTTACACCAATTAATAAGCCAAGTATTAATGGATATTTCACATGAAAAAACCAAAGAGATAAAAATGCAACTGTTCCAATGATCAAACAAACAAACAGCTGGCCACGAATATAGCTTCCTAATGAATGATCTATATCTTTTAGAAATTGAATCGCTTCATTTCTCCATCTTCGCGGGGTAAGATACCAACCAGCTTTTTTAATTTGATCATAATCTTTCAACATATAAAAAACTAAAAACGGGATAATCGCAAGAAGAAGCACATAATCAAATAAGCTCCTTAAGCTATTGATCACTCTTTCGATTGTTAATGCTAACCACTCTTCTGTCTGCTCAAACATCCGTTCAATTCGATCATGTATTCCATCTGGCCAACGGTCTGTTTGATCATGAATAGAATCAATCCATCTGTTGTAAGTTGCTGAGAACTGTGGGAAGTTTTCAGATAAATCTCGTAATTGATTAACCAATACAGGTACACCTTTATAAAAACCGTATCCTAGCAAACCAAAAAATAATAAATAAATGATTAATATTGAAATGGGTCTCGGCATTCCAGTTCGATGTAGCTTTTCTATGACCGGATGCAGTAAATATGTTATAAATGCACTAATAAGAAAAGGGATAAAAATAGCTTTAAACATTAGAAAAAACGGAGCCCAAATAGAATATAGCTTAAAAAACACAAATACTGTTAACAAGCCTAATAATAAAATGGTAATCCGCAACAACCATTTTATTTGATTGTCTCTCATAGTCACTCCCCCTCTTTCTTATTTATTGTGGAGGGTGATTACGTTTTTTATGTACAAGGTTCATGTAATCTTTAAGAAAAGAGGAGCTGACGAATTCGCCAGCTCCTTACAATTAAAACATTTTCATAACACGTTTTCTCATTTTCTTCATAGAACGATTATTCATCATGTTTGTATTACGTGATAAATGATATGCTGCTGCCCCTACACCCATAGTTATTAATGAGGTTAAAGTTCGATTCAAGACCAATCTCCCCTTTACATGCTTATTGATCGTTCATCCTCAGAAAATAAATCATCAAGTGAGCTAAGTGTCCCATCTTCCTCAACTTGATGTGTTAATATTTTTCCTTTTGAAACAGATAGTTCAATAAAGCAACTCCAGCAGTAATATTGGTTTACACCGATCTTTCCAAGGTCTTTACTTCTACAATTCGGACATGAAAACAATCTAAGCACACCTCTTTTAATAAAGTTCAATGACGATCGCATCTTTGCCAATCGATAGTGGTTCACCGGAAGCCTTAACCACCTTTTTACCTTCAGCGATGTCAGCAAAAAATCCGTCCGTCAGTTCGTATGCCTCAATTGTGTCCATTTTTTCTGAAAAATATACGTCTTCTAATAATCCAAGCTTTTCCCCTTCTTTGGTGAGAACTGCTTTATTACAAAGATCATCATAAGTGTTATACGTATATTGTTTTTTCATTTCATGTATTGATAGAAGCTTGTCTCTTTCTTCAACCATAACGCCGTTGTCTCCTACTGCATAAATTGAATCAAGAGGAACAAAGCGATCACGCTGAAAAAGGCCCTTGCCGTCCATCATAAGTCCGAGTATAAATCCCTTGGAAGATAAGCAAACATTCGTTACATGACCAAGAAGGTCCGCACTACTGCTACAATATACTGGAAGTCCCTTTAGCTTCGAAAATGTCCGCAAAGTCATCTCCACCTTTCCGAACATTTTTATATTTCGCTAGCTTCCATAAAGTCATACGGTGTAAGGTTTTCCATGCCAATATTTGCATCCTCAAGAGGGAATGGCAATTGTTTTTGTAATTCATCAAGTTCTAGATCTTTTATTTGATCCGCTCCAAGCTTTAACATTAAGCTTGTTTGTCTTTCGGAACTTTCATTATTTTTAATGCCCCACTCTAAAGCATCTAACTCCCCACATAAAACAAGAGATTTTTTACTTCTTGTTACTGCTGTATAAATTAAGTTTCGTCTTAGCATTCGATAGTATCCTTTAACAATAGGCATAATCACAATTGGAAACTCACTTCCTTGTGATTTATGAATGGAGCAACAAAAGGCATGCGTAAATTGATTAAAATCTTGTTTCGTATACGTTACTTCATTACCATCGAATGAAACTACGATCATATCTTCTTTTTCGGTATTTTCTTTTGCATAAAAAATGGATACAATCTCTCCAATATCTCCATTAAATACGTTGCTATCTGGCTGATTCACGAGCTGCAGTACTTTATCACCATTTCGGTACACAACATCCCCGAACTTCAATTCTCTTTTACCAGATGCTTTTGGATTAAAAAGCTCTTGAAGTAATTTATTTAGCTGATCAATACCAGCAGGTCCTCTATACATTGGTGCCAGGATTTGTATATCTCTCGCTGTATATCCTTTTTTCAGTGCACTTTGTATGATTTTACCTATGACTTCTTTCATCTGAACTTGTGAGCATCTAATAAACGAACGGTCCGAAGTTGGTGCCGCAATATTTTGTGGAAGTCTTCCTTCCTTTATATCGTGGGCAAGTTCAATAATAGAAGATCCCTCTGCCTGACGGTAAATATCTGTCAGACGAACCGTTGGTATCACTTGAGAGGCCAATAAATCACGAAGCACTTGACCAGGACCAACTGAAGGAAGCTGATCCTCATCGCCTACCATGATAACCTGAATTTCTTTAGGCAAAGCTTTAAATAATTGGTTGGCAATCCATATATCAACCATTGAGACCTCATCAATGATCAGAAGTTTGCCTGCAATCGGGTTTTCTTCATCGTGTTCAAAACCATCCGCACCATTCCATTTTAAAAGACGGTGAATCGTGACCGCCGGCATTCCTGTGGCTTCACTCATACGTTTTGCCGCTCTCCCTGTTGGAGCTACGAGTACAATTGGAAAAGGCTCTTCCTTTTTGTAATCTTTAGGATCAAGAGAACATCCATGTAAATCTGAATACAATTCTACAATCCCTTTTATAACGGTTGTTTTTCCTGTACCAGGGCCTCCAGTTAGTAGTAACATTGGTGACATTAGCGCCTTCTGAATAGCATCTTTTTGTGTTGGTGCATACTGCACATTCATTCTTTCCTCGAGGTTCCCCAGAGATAATAAAAATTCAGATTCAGGAAATAAATCCTCGTATTCTGTTTGATCAAGGATCTTATTAATATTTTTCACCAATCCCTGTTCAGCAAAATAGAGTGATGGAAGGTAAGCACGGTTTTCTTCAACAATCATTTTCCCCTCTTTACCTAGTGCAATGATCTCATTTGCAATATCAGACTCGTGAATGGTTTCTTTCTTAGAGTGATCAAGGAGTTCCTTTGTTTTAACAATTAGTTGCTCAGTTGTCACATAAACATGACCTTCCTGTAGGCAAAGGTGCTCGACATTGTAATGACAAGCTGCTTTAATACGTTCAGCACTTTTCCCCGAAATACCAAGGTGTTCTCCAAGCTCATCAGCGCGAACAAAACCAATTCCTTCTACATCCTGTACCAATTGATAAGGATTCTCCTGAATGATGGTTAATGTTTCATCTTGGTAAGTTTGATAGATCTTCATCGCAAGCTGTGGACCAAATCCAAACTGATTTAGCGCAATCATGATTTGCTCAAGACCTTGATGAGAAATTAGCGCATCAACCAATTGTTTTGCTTTATCTTTATTCACCTTAGGAATATCATCCAAAATGGAGGGGTTTTGTAAAATTTTCGAAATAGCGGATTCACCCAATTTTTCAACGATTGCTTCCGCTGTTTTTTTTCCGATACCTTTAAAAAGATCACTTGAAAGATATTGTATGATCCCTTCTTTTGTTTGAGGAATTTCCTTTCGAAAATGTTCGGTTTGAAATTGTAGTCCAAACTTAGGATGATTTGTAAACGACCCAAAAAAAGTGTAGGTATCATCTTCATGCAGGAGGGGAAAGTAACCAGTAACAGTTATTTCTTTATCTTCTATATCTTCACTCGTTTCATGTACTCTTACTTTTAGCACTGAATAAAGATTTTGTTCATTATGAAAGATAACAACCTTAACTAGTCCTTTGACATAGCGCTCTTTTTCTCCAAATAAATCTGCACTCTCCTGCATTTTTTTGCCTCTCCCTTCAGAGAATTTATTTCTCCATATTTCCATTCATAATTTTTAATGCATGTCCTGCCAACATATGGTCTGGCTGGATTTCTAATGCTTTATTCAGCATTTCAATTGCTTTTTCACTTTTTTCTTTAAAGGCATATGCTACTCCTATATTATAAAAAGCATCGGCATGTTGGTCGTCCAGTTCGATTACTTCTTCAAATTGCACTAGTGCCTCATCAATTAATTCAAGCTGCGCCAAGCATAAACCATACTGGAATTTTGCATCACTATCATTTTCATTTAACTCTACTGCTCGTTGAAAATAAGGAAGAGCTAAACGGTTTTGACCAAGGTTAAATAAACACATTCCTAACATAAAGTGTAAATCACCTTGATCTAGACCTTTCTTTAATGCTTGTTCATACATATTTTTTGCTTCATCATAGTTTTCTTGATTGAAGTAGACATTTCCTGCTCCATAATAAGCTGTTGCAGAATCTTCATTTATTTCAATTGCTTTTTCATAAAATTTCAATGCCTTTTCTGGTTCATTTACTGCAGAAAGAAGATTACCAAAGTTAATATAACTAATTGGGTTATTCGGTTTTTGCTCAATTGCCTCCGAGAAAAGAGTTGCTGCTTCCTCGAATTCTCCTTTTTGCATTGCTTCAATACCACGTTGATTAATATCCATCTTAATCCTTCCTTTATCTAGTATGTAGTAATATATGGGATACAGATAAAAAGGGCTGACTCATTGTGTGTCAACCCCTTCTAGTATCAGAAACATTTAGTAAACCAAAATTTTCTCCCTTACCCAACATACCATAATTTTTCACCGTTTTTGAAAACTTCATCGATTGTTCCGCCACCTAAGCATGTATCACCATCATAAAACACAACTGCTTGTCCAGGTGTTACAGCACGAATCGGTTCTTTAAATGTTACCTTAGCGGTTTTTTCATCAATCATTTTGACTGTAACTTCATTATCTTGTTGACGGTAACGGAATTTAGCTGTACATGTTAAATCAGTTACTTGTTTATCTGAAACCCAGCTCATATTTGTTGCAGTTATGCTATCAGAATATAGTAAGTCATTGTGGAAGCCTTGATCTACATATAACACATTTTTCTTTAGATCTTTACCTACAGCAAACCATGGTTCACCACTTCCACCAATTCCTAGTCCATGTCTTTGACCAATTGTATAATACATCAGTCCATCGTGTTTTCCCTTCACTTCTCCGTCAAGGGTCTTCATCATACCAGGCTGTGCAGGAAGATATCCACTTAAAAACTCTTTAAAGTTTCTTTCACCGATAAAGCAAATTCCCGTACTATCTTTCTTCGTTGCAGTAGCAAGATTAGCTTTCTTTGCCATTTCACGCACAAGAGGTTTTTCGATATCTCCTAATGGAAACATGACCTTAGACAATTGCTCTTGCCCTAATTGGTTTAAAAAATAGGTTTGATCCTTATTTTCATCAACGCCTCGCAGCATTTTATATTCGCCATCTCGATATTCCACTCTTGCATAATGACCTGTTGCTAAATAATCGGCACCAAGTGACATGGCATGTTCTAAAAATGCCTTGAATTTAATTTCTTTATTACACATCACATCAGGGTTTGGCGTTCTACCTGCTTTATATTCATCCAGAAAATATGTGAATACCTTGTCCCAATACTGCTTTTCAAAATTCACTGCATAATACGGAATACCAATTTGATTACAAACCTCAATCACATCATTATAATCCTCTGTTGCAGTACATACACCATTTTCATCTGTGTCATCCCAGTTTTTCATAAAAATTCCGATAACATCATAACCTTGCTCTTTTAAACGTAGAGCAGCAACAGATGAGTCAACTCCTCCCGACATTCCTACGACTACTCTTATATCTTTAGGATCTTTTGTCATCCATTATTCACCTCCATGTTACTCTAAGCTGTCACTCTTTTTACAATCTTTGATATTTCATAAGCAGCATATCTAATATCTTCTAAGGATACGCCCAAACCAAAACTAAAGCGAACAGAAGATATAATACGATCCGAATCCTTTCCAAACATAGATACTAATACATGAGATGGATCAACAGAACCAGCTGTGCAAGCAGAACCACTTGAAGCAGCAATACCTGCCAAATCCAGATTTACTAACAGAGACTCAATTTGAGTTTTTGGAAAGTAAATATTTAGAACGTGAGGTAAACCACTCAATTCACCATTCACTTCAAATTGTATATCATGTTCTTTAAAAATGGAGATCATTTCTTGCTTATATTTCATAAATTCTTCTCGCTTACCTTCGCGATTGGATGTAGCAATTTCTGCTGCACGACTGAATCCGCTAATTCCTGCAACATTCTCAGTACCAGCCCGTCGTTTCAGCTCCTGCTCGCCACCATATAATGAAGGCTGAAGTTTAATTCCGGCCTTTGCATATAAGAACCCAATACCTTTAGGTCCATTGATCTTATGTGCAGATGCAGTTAACAAATCTACCCCCAACTCTTGGACGTTGATTTCTTCAATACCATAAGCTTGAACAGCATCTGTGTGAAAATACGCAGGATATTCTTTTAGAAGTTTTCCTATTTCACGTACTGGCTGAATTGAACCCACTTCATTATTACCAAACATAATTGAAACAAGCACTGTTTGGTCTGTTATGTGTTGCTTGAGGTCATCTACAGAAATTAATCCACTTTCATTAACAGGAAGGTAAGTAATATCGTAACCCATTTTCTCGAGGTATTTACAAGTGTGTAGAACTGCATGATGCTCTATTTCAGTTGTTATAATATGTTTACCGATTTCTTGATTGGCAAGTGCTGTTCCGATAATAGCTAAATTATCAGCTTCTGTCCCACCACTTGTAAAAATCAATTCTCCTGGACTTGCACCAATACTATTTGCAAGCATTCTTCTTGACTCATCAAGAATTCTCCTTGCTTCTCTTCCAAAAGAATGAATACTAGACGGATTACCGAACGTATCAGTCATCACCTTCATCATTTGATCTGCAACATCAGGGTGAATAGGAGAAGTTGCAGCATGATCTAAATAAACTTTTTTCATTTCCCTACCTCCTTCCTATTAAATATCTAGTCGGTTAACAAGTTTCTAAATATAAAACATATACGGCTCTTGATCTCCGTCTGTATAGCTAGCCAAATCTTCAAGCGTTGTATTATCTAACACTTCTTTTACAGCGTCACGGATTCGAATCCAAAGCTGTCTTTTTGCAGGTTCTTCATCCTCTAATACTTCAACAGGACTTAAAGGCCCTTCAAGAACCCGAATAATATCCCCAGATGTAATATTTGAAGGCTCATCACCTAAAATATAACCACCATAAGCCCCCCTAATACTTTTTACAAGACGTGCATTTCTTAAAGGTGCAATTAATTGTTCCAAATAGTGCTCTGATAAATCATGAGCCTGTGCAATGCTTTTTAATGAAGTTGGGCCTTCACCATGCTTTCTAGCAAGCTCAATCATAATTGTTAATCCATATCGTCCTTTTGTTGATATTTTCATAATAATCCCCCTACATACCACGGTCTAGTAAACTTGTTTGAAATTGGTTCTTATTAAGTAATTTCACAAATAATAAATTAGTTGTATTCTGACAAAAAGGAATCATAACTCCTGCTACATACCCCAGTGAGATTGTCGCAATCACAGTTCCAATGAAAACAGGACCTCCTAAGAGCCATCCAATAAAAAGAACAATTACCTCAATCCATGCTCTAATAAATGTAATAGATTTTCCCGTTTTTTCAACCAGAGCTATCATTAAGCTATCTCTTGGACCTGCACCACATTTAGCAGATATATATAAACCCATTCCATAGCATAGTATGATAATTCCCATTAACAACATCATCATTTTGCCTAAAAAGAATTCAGGAGTTTTTAGAACAGGGATGTATAAAAACAAGTCAATAAATATTCCAATTGTAAACATATTGATAAAAGCCCCTACCTGCGGAAGCTTTCGCGTTAATAATGAAGCAGAAAATAAAACGAGACCACCAATCATAATTGTCCATGAACCTATTGATAACCCAAACTGTTTATAAAGTCCGATGTGTAAAACATCCCAAGCTGAAACACCTAAATCAGCTTTAATTGTTAAAACAATTCCAAACGACATAATAAACAATCCTATAAAGAAGATCGACCATTTTAACAGAAGTTCGAGAGTATTTCTTTTATAAGATTTCAACGAAGGGTCCCCCTGTATAAGTAATAAACCCTTTACTGTATAAGCAAGTGTTCAATTCATTAACTTTTACCATTAGCCATTATAGCATAGATGGTGATATTAGACACTAAAACCGACTATATCGCTAGGACATGATTTAATCTACTAGCAAAAGTATTATTGATTATTCTTCTTAAACTGCTCAAGCTTGTAGTAGATGGCTGATAATCTCTTTTCCTCACCAGCTTCCATTGGTTGGTAATATTTAGTTCCTTTTAAGTTACTTGGAAGGTATTCTTGCTGCACCCATCCGCCGAACGTTCCAATTGGGTAATCATGTGGGTATTTATATCCAACATGTCCTAACACTTTTGAGCCAGCATAATGGCCATCTCTTAAATGCATCGGGATTTCCCCTACTTTACCTGTTCGAACATCTGCGATAGCCATATCCAAAGCTTTATACGCAGAATTCGATTTAGAAGATAAACACATCTCAACAACCGCAACAGATAAAGGTATACGTGCCTCGGGAAGACCTAACCGCTCACTTGCAATGACAGCAGACAAAACATTGTTTCCGACAGCTGTATTTGCCAACCCTATATCTTCATAGGCAATCACCACTAGCCTTCTATTTACGGCTATTAGATCCCCTGTCTCAAGTAAATGAGCCAAATAGTATAAAGCTGCATCTACATCGCTACCACGAATGCTTTTTTGTAGGCTTGAAAGAAGATTATAAAAGTGAGTTCCCTTTTTATCACCATAAACACCTGTGTTACCTGTCAGATCATTAATAATAGAATCCTCTACTATATAGGTATCCCCTTCTTTAGCGGACGAGTAAACAATTGATTCTAATAAGGTTAAAGATTTTCTTGCATCCCCATTAGCACCATAAGCAATTTTTTTTACCTGCTCCTCGGATATTTGGATACTCATCATCCCTAACCCATTTTTTTCATCTTTTAACGCCCGTTGAAGAAGCAATCCAATATCATCAACAGTTAATCTTGTTAATTGCTTAATTTGTCCGCATCGGCTTCGTATCGCTGGATTTACATCATGAAATGGGTTTTCCGTTGTTGCACCAATTAAAATAATGTCACCTCGTTCTACATGAGGAAGTAAATAATCTTGTTGAGCTTTATTAAAACGATGAATTTCATCTAAAAACAAGATAACCTTTCCTGTTAAACGGGTCTCTTCTACAACAGCTTCTACATCTTTCTTTCCTGCTGTTGTCGCGTTTAATGCTATAAAAGGTATGCTAGTCGTACCTGCAATGGCAAAAGCTATTGACGTTTTTCCAACCCCTGGCTCTCCATACAATAACATGGATGGAACATATCCGTTTTTGATCATTTTATATAAACTTGTTTTTTCACCAATGATATCTTTTTGTCCTACAACCTCATCAATTGATTTCGGTCTCATTCGAAAAGCAAGTGGCTCTCCATTCACTTTAAAACCCCCAGTACAATTCTAATTTAATTATATATGGAATCTTGATGTAAAGAAATAAAAGGAGTTCAGTGTTATAAGCATTCCTAAGAATGAAATATGAATCTATGAACTCGAATAAGTATGAGTTTCTAGGAAATAATAAGATAAGTAACGAACATGTTAAAACGAGTAACTCGAAGGAGGTTATCGTGAAAAATAGACATGATGCGTGGACCCACGAAGAAGATATGCTTCTAGCAAAAACGGTAGTAAAACATATAAAGGATGGTAGTACTCAAACTGCCGCGTTTAATGAGATCTCGGATAAAATAAACCGGACACCTGCGGCATGCAGCTATCGTTGGAATGCAGAGGTTCGAAAAGAATATGCGCATGACATTGAATTAGCAAAAAAGAAATATAAGGAAAATAAACGCAAATTAAATCAACATAACAATAAAACTTCAAGCAATAAGCCCAATGAAGACCCTAACTTATTGGTGAGAGCAAAAAGGGTACAAACTCAAAGTGAGTTTATTAATATTAATGACTGTATTATCTATCTAAATCAATTAAATAACATGCCTGAAAGCTATTCTTCACTGAAAGAAGAAAATAACCATTTACAAAAAGAAAAACAAGCGTTATATAAAAAAAATCAAGAGCTAGTGGACAGATATGAAAAACTAATAGAGCGGAAACATAAATTAGAAGAAGAATATAAAGTGCTGATGGTTTTAATTCAACATGCACAAAATACATCGGAAGAAGATCTAAAAATGGAATACTATCATTAACAGCTAAGAGGCTGCATGAACGCAACCTCTTAGCTGTTATTTTTCATCTTTCACTCTTGTCATTTTAATATCCTTCAAAAGTTCTGTAATAACATGACCACCCATGATTAGCCCTGCCACAGACGGGACGAATGCATTTGAAGATGGAGGCATTTTAGCCTTTCTTATCGGTGCAGCATCATTACCAACTTCTTTACGAACTTCCTCACGAATTACGATCGGGCTTTCGTCTGAAAAGACCACTTTAATACCTTTTTTAATACCTTCTT includes:
- a CDS encoding Myb-like DNA-binding domain-containing protein — translated: MKNRHDAWTHEEDMLLAKTVVKHIKDGSTQTAAFNEISDKINRTPAACSYRWNAEVRKEYAHDIELAKKKYKENKRKLNQHNNKTSSNKPNEDPNLLVRAKRVQTQSEFININDCIIYLNQLNNMPESYSSLKEENNHLQKEKQALYKKNQELVDRYEKLIERKHKLEEEYKVLMVLIQHAQNTSEEDLKMEYYH